A part of Streptococcus porcinus genomic DNA contains:
- the pepF gene encoding oligoendopeptidase F, translated as MELKKRSSFPEKELWDLTALYKDREDFLLAIEKALADVEAFKKNYEGHLQTKEDFEQALYELEQIYIQVSHIETYSFMPQTTDFSNEEFAAIAQAGEDFVTKASVELSFFDSALAQADSAILDALEEIDYFRTMIRQAKLQKKHLLSPEVEKALTNLREVLNAPYDIYTKMRAGDFEMEDFEVDGKKYKNSFVSYENFYQNHENREIREKAFRSFSTGLRKHQNTAAAAYLAKVKSEKLIADMRGYDTIFDYLLAEQEVDRSMFDRQIDLIMAEFGPVAQKYLKHVAQVNGLEKMTFADWKLDIDNNLNPEVSIDDAYDLVMKSIQPLGEEYSQEITRYQKERWVDFAANENKDSGGYAADPYKVHPYILMSWTGRMSDVYTLIHEIGHSGQFIFSDNNQSYFNTHMSTYYVEAPSTFNELLLSDYLENQFPDARQKRFALAHRLTDTYFHNFITHLLEAAFQRKVYQLIEDGGTFGAEKLNELMKAVLKEFWGDAIEIDNDAALTWMRQSHYYMGLYSYTYSAGLVISTTGYLNLKHSKTGAKEWLEFLKSGGSKTPKETAMLIHADISTEKPLKDTIQFLSRTVDQIIAYSSQINNP; from the coding sequence ATGGAACTCAAAAAACGCTCTAGTTTTCCTGAAAAGGAACTCTGGGATTTAACAGCTCTTTACAAGGACCGAGAAGATTTTTTATTAGCCATTGAAAAAGCACTTGCAGATGTAGAGGCTTTTAAGAAAAACTACGAGGGACATTTACAAACAAAAGAGGATTTCGAACAAGCCCTCTATGAACTGGAGCAAATATATATCCAAGTCAGCCACATTGAAACTTATTCATTTATGCCTCAAACAACAGACTTCTCAAATGAAGAGTTTGCCGCTATCGCGCAAGCCGGCGAAGACTTTGTAACAAAGGCTAGCGTCGAATTAAGCTTCTTTGATTCTGCCTTGGCTCAAGCTGACTCCGCTATCCTAGATGCTTTAGAAGAGATTGACTATTTCAGAACAATGATTCGTCAAGCCAAACTGCAAAAAAAGCACCTCCTAAGTCCCGAGGTTGAAAAAGCCCTCACGAATCTACGCGAAGTTTTAAATGCTCCGTATGATATTTATACAAAAATGCGTGCCGGTGATTTTGAAATGGAAGACTTTGAAGTTGATGGCAAAAAGTATAAGAATAGCTTCGTTTCTTACGAAAATTTTTATCAAAATCATGAAAATCGAGAAATTCGAGAAAAAGCTTTCCGCTCATTCTCAACTGGTCTTCGTAAGCATCAAAATACAGCTGCCGCAGCCTATCTTGCCAAAGTGAAATCTGAAAAATTAATAGCCGATATGCGTGGTTATGATACTATCTTCGACTATCTCCTAGCTGAACAGGAGGTCGACCGTTCTATGTTTGATCGACAAATTGACCTCATAATGGCTGAATTTGGTCCCGTCGCACAAAAATACCTTAAACATGTCGCACAAGTTAACGGTCTCGAAAAAATGACTTTTGCTGATTGGAAGTTAGATATTGACAATAACTTGAACCCAGAAGTATCTATTGATGATGCTTATGACCTAGTCATGAAATCAATTCAGCCACTCGGTGAAGAATATAGTCAAGAAATTACTCGTTATCAAAAAGAACGTTGGGTTGATTTTGCAGCAAATGAAAATAAAGATTCCGGAGGCTATGCCGCCGATCCTTATAAGGTTCATCCATACATCTTGATGAGCTGGACGGGTCGTATGTCTGATGTTTACACCCTCATTCACGAAATTGGTCACTCTGGGCAATTTATTTTCTCAGACAACAATCAATCATACTTTAACACCCATATGTCAACTTACTATGTGGAGGCTCCTTCAACATTTAATGAACTCCTCCTCTCTGATTATTTAGAAAATCAATTCCCAGATGCTCGTCAAAAACGTTTTGCCCTAGCTCATCGCCTCACTGATACTTACTTCCACAACTTCATCACACACTTACTAGAAGCTGCCTTCCAACGAAAGGTATACCAGCTCATTGAAGATGGCGGAACATTTGGTGCTGAAAAATTAAACGAGCTGATGAAGGCTGTGCTAAAAGAATTTTGGGGAGATGCTATCGAAATCGATAATGATGCAGCCTTAACCTGGATGCGCCAATCTCACTACTACATGGGATTATACAGTTACACTTACTCAGCCGGCTTAGTCATCTCGACGACAGGATATCTCAACTTGAAACATTCCAAAACCGGTGCTAAAGAGTGGCTCGAATTTCTAAAATCCGGAGGAAGTAAAACACCAAAAGAAACTGCAATGCTTATTCATGCAGATATTTCAACAGAAAAACCATTAAAGGATACTATTCAATTTCTTAGCAGAACAGTTGATCAGATTATCGCTTACTCAAGCCAAATCAACAACCCATAA
- a CDS encoding DUF4430 domain-containing protein codes for MKKWFKFILICLSGFLFVACTRQGQNMSQPKKEAYVHLIVKEDTNKVDEKVSFTTGDTVMDVLKANYKVKETDGFITSIDGYKQKPNENIYWFYKVNGKMATKAANALKVKKGDKIYFYLDKVK; via the coding sequence ATGAAAAAATGGTTTAAATTTATCCTAATCTGCCTAAGTGGCTTTCTTTTTGTGGCATGTACTCGACAAGGACAAAACATGTCACAACCTAAAAAAGAAGCCTATGTTCATCTTATTGTTAAGGAAGATACGAACAAAGTTGATGAAAAAGTGTCCTTTACAACAGGAGACACAGTCATGGATGTCCTAAAAGCTAACTATAAGGTTAAAGAAACAGACGGCTTTATTACCTCAATTGATGGCTATAAGCAAAAACCAAATGAAAATATTTATTGGTTTTACAAGGTTAATGGAAAGATGGCAACAAAAGCTGCGAACGCTTTGAAGGTCAAAAAGGGTGATAAGATTTATTTTTATTTGGACAAAGTCAAATGA
- a CDS encoding ECF transporter S component → MSSKKIARIAILAALAFVLRMAFSHLPNIQPVTALFFIATITLSYYEAFLVMFISILLTSFLLGFGPWVFWQITTFTIIMAIWRFLIFPLSRKIKVYRMLMQSLSVAFLALLYGLMIDSCFAYLYSMPWWTYVLSGMTFNLLHALSTLIFYPVLLTLFRRLFNEKMV, encoded by the coding sequence ATGTCATCCAAGAAAATTGCTCGAATTGCAATCTTAGCGGCCTTAGCCTTTGTATTAAGAATGGCTTTCAGTCACTTGCCAAATATTCAGCCGGTTACCGCACTATTTTTTATCGCAACAATTACTCTTAGCTATTATGAAGCCTTTTTAGTTATGTTTATCAGTATTTTATTAACTTCGTTTTTGTTAGGTTTCGGTCCCTGGGTATTTTGGCAAATAACGACCTTTACTATTATCATGGCTATTTGGCGCTTTCTTATTTTTCCTCTTAGTCGAAAAATTAAGGTCTATCGAATGCTCATGCAATCCTTATCCGTGGCTTTTCTTGCTTTATTGTACGGACTTATGATAGATTCTTGCTTTGCCTATCTTTACAGCATGCCTTGGTGGACTTATGTGCTGTCAGGGATGACTTTTAATCTCTTACATGCCCTATCGACTTTAATTTTTTACCCTGTTTTATTAACGTTATTTCGGAGGTTATTCAATGAAAAAATGGTTTAA
- a CDS encoding glycoside hydrolase family 25 protein, whose amino-acid sequence MRRRIKPIVVLVFFLLFALLLIIGKTHSDQIKEKELQRAKSSVPIISSKEKTKNSSTSDTEEFILNPIVDVSGWQLPSEIDYDTLCKNISGAIVRVFGGSQITSKNNAAYTTGIDKSFKTHIKEFQKRKVPVAVYSYALGSSTKEMRAEARTFYKNASPFNPTYYWIDVEEATMKDMNKGVKAFREELKRLGAENVGLYIGTYFMAEQNISTEGFDAVWIPTYGSDSGYYEAAPNTKLNYDLHQYTSQGYLSGFSKPLDLNQIAVNKDTKKTYEKLFGKVK is encoded by the coding sequence ATGAGAAGAAGAATAAAACCTATTGTAGTGCTTGTTTTCTTTCTTTTGTTTGCATTATTATTAATAATTGGTAAGACACATTCAGACCAAATAAAGGAAAAAGAGCTTCAGCGCGCCAAATCAAGTGTCCCAATTATTTCCAGTAAAGAAAAGACAAAAAACTCCAGCACTAGTGACACCGAAGAATTTATCCTAAATCCAATTGTCGATGTCTCGGGTTGGCAGCTTCCTAGTGAGATTGATTACGATACCTTGTGCAAAAACATTTCTGGAGCAATAGTTCGTGTTTTTGGTGGATCACAAATTACTTCAAAAAACAATGCTGCCTATACTACTGGAATTGACAAATCTTTTAAAACACACATTAAAGAATTCCAAAAACGAAAAGTACCTGTAGCTGTATACAGCTACGCCTTGGGATCTAGTACTAAGGAAATGCGTGCTGAAGCACGAACATTTTATAAAAATGCCTCTCCCTTTAATCCAACTTATTACTGGATTGACGTAGAAGAAGCAACTATGAAAGATATGAACAAGGGCGTTAAAGCTTTTCGAGAAGAATTGAAGCGGTTAGGAGCTGAAAATGTCGGTCTTTATATTGGAACTTATTTCATGGCTGAACAAAACATTTCCACAGAAGGTTTTGATGCTGTTTGGATTCCAACCTATGGTAGCGATTCAGGTTACTATGAGGCTGCACCTAATACTAAACTAAACTATGACTTACATCAATATACTTCTCAGGGCTATCTGTCTGGCTTCTCTAAACCGCTAGATTTAAACCAGATTGCGGTTAACAAGGACACCAAAAAAACGTATGAAAAGCTTTTTGGAAAAGTTAAATAA
- the thiT gene encoding energy-coupled thiamine transporter ThiT: protein MSQNLNIKYLVEAAIFAALAMVLSFIPDFFSWFSPSFGAIPLILFALRRGLKYGILSGLIWGLLHFVLGKVYYLSMSQVFIEYILAFTSMGLAGLFSEHLRKALTDQQITKATNIALFAAFIATATRYLWHFFAGILFWGSYAPKGVSPLWYSFTVNGTAGAFTLILVAIAILLLIRTQRQFFAPKD, encoded by the coding sequence ATGTCTCAAAATCTGAATATTAAGTATTTGGTTGAAGCTGCTATATTTGCTGCACTAGCTATGGTCCTTTCGTTTATTCCTGATTTCTTTAGTTGGTTTAGTCCCTCGTTTGGAGCTATTCCACTGATTCTTTTTGCACTACGCCGTGGGTTGAAATATGGGATTTTATCTGGGCTTATTTGGGGGCTACTCCATTTTGTGCTAGGGAAAGTCTATTATCTGAGTATGTCACAAGTTTTTATTGAGTATATTTTAGCCTTCACTTCAATGGGCCTAGCAGGACTTTTTTCAGAACATTTGCGTAAGGCTCTTACAGACCAACAGATAACAAAAGCAACTAACATTGCCCTCTTCGCTGCTTTTATTGCCACTGCAACGCGTTATCTTTGGCACTTTTTTGCCGGAATCCTTTTCTGGGGATCTTATGCACCAAAAGGGGTATCTCCTCTGTGGTATTCATTCACTGTAAATGGCACCGCAGGCGCTTTTACTCTGATTCTAGTAGCAATAGCCATCCTTCTTTTAATCCGAACTCAAAGGCAATTTTTTGCACCCAAAGACTAA
- a CDS encoding aminoacyl-tRNA deacylase, with product MAKKKKLKKTLVEQILDKAHISYDSLSLDAFKEELPEGIEKDDIYKTLALIGDKTGPVIGIIPITEHLSEKKLAQISGNKKVSMIPQKNLQQTTGYIHGANNPIGIRQKHQFPIIIDLIAKEKGKLIVSAGEIGRSIRISSQELADFVNAQFADIRE from the coding sequence ATGGCAAAGAAGAAAAAACTTAAAAAAACACTAGTTGAGCAAATACTAGATAAAGCCCATATTAGCTATGATAGCCTAAGTTTGGATGCTTTTAAAGAGGAATTACCAGAGGGGATTGAGAAAGATGATATTTATAAAACATTAGCCCTCATTGGCGATAAAACCGGGCCAGTGATAGGGATCATTCCAATTACTGAACATTTATCTGAAAAAAAATTAGCGCAAATTTCAGGTAATAAAAAGGTCAGTATGATTCCACAAAAGAATCTGCAACAAACAACGGGTTACATACATGGTGCTAACAATCCTATCGGTATTCGTCAAAAACATCAATTTCCCATTATTATCGACCTCATCGCTAAAGAAAAAGGCAAGCTAATTGTCTCCGCCGGGGAAATTGGTCGCTCAATTCGTATTAGTAGTCAAGAGCTTGCTGATTTTGTCAATGCTCAATTTGCAGATATAAGGGAGTAA
- a CDS encoding YccF domain-containing protein, which produces MKFLGNIIWFICSGFWAWLSWTFVGFILCITIFGLPLGLQCFKIGNFGLFPFGKDIIIDQSATNLIFNLIWIILVGWSLALLHLTSAFLLCISIIGIPFAFQSLKLARISLFPFGAKIVHV; this is translated from the coding sequence ATGAAATTTTTAGGAAATATTATTTGGTTCATTTGTTCAGGTTTTTGGGCTTGGCTTAGTTGGACTTTTGTGGGATTCATTCTTTGTATCACTATCTTTGGTCTTCCACTTGGGTTACAATGTTTTAAGATTGGAAACTTTGGCCTTTTTCCCTTTGGAAAAGACATTATTATTGATCAATCTGCAACAAACCTAATTTTTAATCTGATTTGGATAATTTTAGTCGGTTGGTCACTAGCGCTCTTACATTTAACTTCTGCCTTCTTACTCTGTATTTCCATTATCGGTATTCCTTTTGCCTTTCAATCTCTCAAATTAGCTAGAATCAGCCTTTTCCCCTTCGGAGCTAAAATCGTACATGTTTAG
- a CDS encoding histidine phosphatase family protein codes for MKFYFVRHGKTEWNLEGRFQGGSGDSPLLEESYQEIKALGHYLKTIPFDAIYSSDLKRAQKTAQLLAKAAHFSLTIHYNEALREWHLGKLEGAKIATMSAIYPSQMAAFTHNLAKFNSSQFEAESIHQTTSRVKEFITDFKDKNYQNVLIVGHGANLTASIRSLLGYEPALLRALGGLNNLSLTVLETDDFKTFKCLTWNDKSYL; via the coding sequence ATGAAATTTTACTTTGTTAGACATGGCAAAACCGAGTGGAACTTGGAAGGACGCTTTCAAGGTGGCTCTGGTGATTCACCCCTTTTAGAAGAATCTTATCAAGAAATCAAAGCATTAGGGCATTATCTCAAAACTATACCCTTTGATGCTATCTACTCTAGTGATTTAAAAAGAGCCCAAAAAACAGCTCAATTACTTGCTAAAGCTGCTCATTTTAGTTTAACCATTCATTACAATGAAGCACTTCGGGAATGGCATTTAGGAAAATTAGAAGGGGCTAAAATAGCCACCATGAGTGCCATTTATCCAAGTCAGATGGCTGCCTTCACCCACAACTTAGCAAAATTTAATAGTAGTCAATTTGAAGCTGAGTCCATTCATCAGACCACAAGTCGTGTCAAAGAATTTATTACGGATTTTAAAGATAAAAATTACCAGAACGTCTTGATTGTTGGCCACGGAGCTAATCTAACAGCTTCTATCAGGTCCCTGCTTGGCTATGAACCTGCCCTTTTAAGAGCTTTAGGTGGCCTGAATAATCTGAGTCTGACAGTTCTAGAAACAGACGATTTTAAAACTTTTAAGTGCTTAACCTGGAACGATAAGTCCTACTTATAA
- a CDS encoding HAD family hydrolase, protein MITAIVFDVDDTIYDQQAPYRKAMEKCFPEFNMAAMNQAYIRFRHYSDIGFPRVMAGEWTTEYFRFWRCRETLLEFGYPEIKQAEGTYFQEVYEHELENITMLDEMRMTLDFLKSKGVPMGIITNGPTEHQLKKVRKLGLYDYVDPKCVIVSQATGFQKPEKEIFNLAAEQFSMNPQTTLYVGDSYDNDVMGAFNGGWHSMWFNHRGRSLKPGIKPVYDVAIDNFEQLFGAVKVLFDLPDNKVIFDMNDKKNPILEMGLNNGLMMAAERLLESNISIDRVVTLLRLSKNQEKVLRMKYSK, encoded by the coding sequence ATGATTACAGCCATCGTTTTTGATGTTGATGATACAATATATGACCAGCAAGCACCATACAGAAAAGCTATGGAAAAATGTTTTCCAGAGTTTAACATGGCTGCAATGAATCAAGCTTACATCCGTTTTCGCCATTACTCTGACATTGGCTTTCCACGTGTTATGGCGGGTGAATGGACAACAGAATATTTTAGGTTTTGGCGTTGTCGTGAAACCTTGCTAGAATTTGGTTATCCAGAGATTAAGCAGGCAGAAGGAACTTATTTTCAAGAAGTTTATGAACATGAACTTGAAAACATTACTATGTTGGATGAGATGCGTATGACTTTGGATTTTCTCAAATCTAAGGGGGTGCCTATGGGGATTATTACCAATGGACCAACTGAACATCAATTAAAAAAAGTCAGAAAGTTAGGACTTTATGATTATGTTGATCCAAAATGTGTTATTGTCAGTCAGGCCACTGGTTTCCAAAAACCCGAAAAAGAAATTTTTAATCTTGCTGCAGAACAATTTAGCATGAATCCTCAAACAACATTATATGTTGGGGACTCTTACGATAATGATGTTATGGGGGCCTTCAATGGCGGATGGCACTCCATGTGGTTTAATCATCGAGGGAGGAGTTTGAAACCTGGGATTAAACCAGTTTACGATGTAGCTATTGATAATTTTGAACAACTTTTTGGTGCTGTCAAAGTTCTTTTTGATTTACCAGATAATAAAGTAATCTTTGATATGAATGATAAGAAAAATCCTATTCTTGAGATGGGCTTGAATAATGGCTTGATGATGGCCGCTGAACGGCTTTTAGAAAGTAATATCAGCATTGATAGAGTAGTAACCTTATTGAGGTTGTCTAAAAATCAAGAAAAAGTGTTACGAATGAAATATTCTAAATAA
- a CDS encoding ATP-binding cassette domain-containing protein: MEAIRLRNISKQIFSRILFNISDLTVYQGERIGIVGANGSGKTTLLRMIINEDSDYSGEIVRKGDIAYVPQIKELKDGSGGEVTLRLLEKAFSLSPSILVLDEPTSHLDQENVQWLIHKLLRFKGTIIIVSHDRFLLDCIPERIFFIDEREIETYVGNFSEFEDQKNKKRKQLEREMTHYKNEVARLTEELENKKIRSQKISKKKTSKVSNSDWKVRSKMGSYDSQAKAIAKSAKAIEKRISRLSEPPKIPAQAFIKFKSIGHLENNSPRTLIRIEEGNFKTKFIELKLPMIKMKFGERWLLTGRNKSGKSTLLKSIVEKDIDGYFSNDLKIGYFSQNLDLLNKEKSLFENIYSISIQNERLIINLLAMLGLKKDKIFIPCKNLSGGEQVKGQLALTLLSDSNFLILDEPTNFLDINSLAAFEDFLLDFPGSVLLVCHDTYIQKNIHFKSIQIRDNEVFLENYF; this comes from the coding sequence ATGGAAGCTATTCGACTGAGAAATATTAGCAAACAAATCTTCTCTCGAATATTATTTAATATTTCCGATTTAACCGTTTATCAAGGCGAACGAATAGGCATAGTAGGGGCTAATGGTTCAGGTAAAACAACATTGCTAAGAATGATTATCAATGAAGACTCTGACTATAGCGGTGAAATAGTCAGAAAAGGTGATATAGCGTATGTTCCACAAATAAAAGAATTGAAAGATGGGTCTGGAGGTGAAGTAACTCTGAGACTATTAGAGAAAGCATTTTCCTTATCACCATCAATATTAGTTCTGGATGAGCCCACTTCACATTTGGATCAAGAAAATGTTCAATGGCTAATTCATAAATTATTAAGATTCAAAGGTACAATTATTATTGTTAGTCACGATCGCTTTTTACTTGATTGTATTCCCGAAAGAATATTTTTCATTGATGAACGTGAAATAGAGACTTATGTAGGAAATTTTAGTGAGTTTGAAGACCAAAAGAATAAAAAGAGGAAACAATTAGAGAGGGAGATGACTCATTATAAAAATGAAGTTGCAAGATTAACTGAAGAACTGGAAAATAAAAAGATCAGGTCCCAAAAAATATCAAAGAAGAAAACTTCAAAGGTTAGTAACTCGGATTGGAAAGTTCGTTCAAAAATGGGGAGTTATGATAGTCAAGCAAAAGCTATTGCAAAGTCTGCAAAAGCTATTGAAAAAAGGATAAGTCGGTTATCTGAACCTCCTAAGATTCCTGCTCAAGCATTTATTAAATTTAAATCAATAGGTCACTTAGAAAACAATTCTCCTAGAACGTTGATACGAATAGAAGAAGGTAATTTTAAAACAAAATTTATAGAGTTAAAGTTACCTATGATTAAAATGAAATTTGGTGAAAGATGGCTACTAACAGGAAGAAATAAATCTGGAAAAAGTACTTTGTTAAAAAGTATAGTGGAAAAAGATATTGACGGATATTTTTCTAATGATTTAAAAATTGGTTACTTTAGTCAAAATTTAGATTTACTTAATAAGGAAAAGTCTCTTTTTGAAAATATTTATAGTATAAGTATTCAAAACGAGAGATTGATTATAAATTTATTAGCGATGTTGGGCTTAAAAAAAGATAAAATTTTTATTCCGTGTAAAAATCTTTCTGGGGGAGAACAAGTGAAGGGGCAACTCGCTTTGACTCTTTTAAGTGATTCGAATTTTCTTATTTTAGATGAACCGACTAATTTTCTTGACATTAATTCATTAGCTGCATTTGAAGATTTTTTACTGGATTTTCCTGGTTCAGTTCTATTAGTTTGTCATGATACATATATACAGAAAAATATTCATTTCAAAAGCATACAAATCAGAGATAATGAAGTGTTTCTTGAAAATTATTTTTAG
- a CDS encoding ABC transporter ATP-binding protein — MLVMVPIQAILPSISILITNIVVNKISYLDSLEIMILVTAWGLTFLLNNLISPLLVMVQGKMTDLLTYRLNTDLMYKSEKLQSISYFEDSEFYNDIQLLSSEASWRPVNLLVFGTSLISNTVMFGSMLLLVSSINIFVSILLLIVLIPQGMITYKIQQQAFETLVSNSEESRKLDYYSQVLLSNNHIKDVRLYNLYSFFINKYTESFMQVTGKLQTDRRKKSINSTLFITLTSIIILAMFAYVIHQIQTGELKIGVIFVFSTSIIYSINSMARLIEDSSLLYDTLLYMEKFFDFIEIDDEMVYDTADCLIEHSSDIQSIEFKHISFSYPQAPDKVLDDICFEISKGEKIAIVGENGAGKTTIIKLLCGFYPNYTGDIFVNGRTIRGCNLTEYRKNITSIFQDFSKFDITLRENVALSDLSRIYEEEDLYKALQNGRFSASKLPLNQVLGKRFEGGKELSGGEWQKIALSRAFFSNASILILDEPTAAIDAKAEYELFQDFLHLTRGKTVFYITHRLASVKFADRIIVLKSGKIHSIGSHSELMKSDEYYKELYEMQSSLYTEE, encoded by the coding sequence ATGCTAGTAATGGTCCCCATACAAGCAATTCTTCCATCTATCAGTATTTTAATAACGAACATAGTTGTAAATAAAATATCCTATTTGGACTCCTTGGAAATTATGATACTTGTTACAGCTTGGGGCTTGACTTTCTTGCTCAATAATTTGATATCACCTTTGCTTGTGATGGTTCAAGGGAAGATGACGGATTTATTGACCTATCGTTTGAATACGGACTTGATGTATAAATCAGAGAAACTTCAGAGTATCAGTTACTTCGAGGATAGTGAATTTTATAACGATATACAACTTCTCAGTTCTGAAGCCAGTTGGCGGCCAGTTAACTTATTAGTATTTGGAACTAGTTTGATTTCCAACACAGTTATGTTCGGATCGATGCTATTGCTTGTTAGTTCTATCAACATATTTGTGAGTATTTTGTTGTTAATTGTGCTGATTCCCCAAGGAATGATTACCTATAAGATCCAACAGCAAGCCTTTGAAACACTTGTGTCAAACAGCGAAGAATCTCGTAAATTGGATTACTACAGTCAAGTTCTTTTGAGCAACAACCATATTAAAGATGTGCGATTGTATAATCTTTATTCATTTTTTATAAATAAATATACAGAATCGTTTATGCAGGTTACTGGGAAACTACAAACAGATCGCAGGAAAAAATCTATCAATTCAACCTTATTCATAACGCTGACCAGTATCATTATTCTTGCGATGTTTGCATATGTTATCCATCAGATTCAGACTGGAGAGTTGAAAATTGGTGTGATTTTTGTATTTTCAACAAGTATCATTTATTCCATAAATAGCATGGCTAGGTTGATAGAAGACAGTTCTTTATTGTACGATACACTTCTTTATATGGAAAAGTTTTTTGATTTCATAGAAATTGACGATGAAATGGTTTATGACACTGCAGATTGTTTGATCGAACATTCATCAGATATCCAATCTATTGAATTTAAACACATCAGTTTTTCTTATCCTCAAGCTCCCGATAAGGTCCTAGACGACATTTGTTTTGAGATTTCCAAAGGAGAGAAAATTGCAATTGTTGGAGAAAACGGTGCTGGGAAAACAACTATCATCAAATTATTGTGTGGCTTCTATCCAAATTATACTGGCGACATCTTTGTAAACGGCAGAACCATTAGAGGTTGTAATCTTACAGAATATCGAAAAAATATAACATCCATTTTTCAAGACTTTTCGAAGTTTGATATCACTTTAAGGGAAAATGTTGCATTATCTGATTTGTCTAGAATATATGAAGAAGAAGATTTGTACAAAGCGCTTCAAAATGGGCGTTTTAGCGCGTCTAAACTACCATTAAACCAGGTTTTAGGCAAAAGATTCGAAGGTGGAAAAGAGTTGTCAGGCGGAGAATGGCAAAAAATCGCATTATCGAGAGCTTTCTTTTCAAATGCTTCTATACTCATTTTAGACGAGCCAACCGCAGCTATTGATGCCAAAGCAGAATATGAATTATTCCAAGACTTTTTGCATTTGACGAGAGGAAAGACCGTTTTTTATATCACTCATCGATTGGCGAGTGTTAAGTTTGCAGATAGGATTATCGTTTTAAAATCAGGGAAGATTCATTCAATTGGGTCACATAGCGAATTGATGAAATCTGATGAATACTATAAAGAGTTATATGAAATGCAGTCTTCACTGTATACAGAGGAATAG
- a CDS encoding replication initiator protein A has protein sequence MAYGRISLEQALNCDNFHQLLKVIIGTKYYSKLKVEAKLLFMLLKT, from the coding sequence ATGGCGTATGGAAGAATTTCGTTAGAACAGGCTCTAAACTGCGATAATTTTCATCAACTACTTAAAGTTATTATTGGTACAAAATACTACAGCAAACTAAAAGTTGAAGCAAAATTATTATTTATGCTATTGAAGACTTAG